A genomic stretch from Oryzias latipes chromosome 24, ASM223467v1 includes:
- the alv gene encoding alveolin isoform X1 encodes MWGLLGLCCAMMAAGAAGAPVPSTQEAFKSVPGVNSTATNQSAGKVASALQLANTSAETLPELQNDLSVAEGDILLSDDRNAVNMLWAQGVIPYTISMELAHRQSEIKEAFSMITSATCIRFQERTYEANYLDIKDGDGCASYVGCSGGAQSVYFGSTCSVGNLCHELVHAVGMYHEHTRYDRDQFISVIWDNIKPGKQGNFDVKMGDTLNLPYDFGSIMHYGTSYFSKDGSPTIQPNEGVNIGQRKRLSQLDIQKINTLYRCGSKY; translated from the exons ATGTGGGGGCTCCTGGGTCTATGCTGTGCTATGATGG CTGCAGGTGCAGCAGGTGCTCCAGTTCCCTCCACACAGGAGGCTTTCAAGTCTGTCCCAG gtgtgaaTTCTACTGCAACCAACCAGAGTGCAGGTAAAG TGGCCTCAGCGCTTCAGCTCGCCAATACCAGTGCAGAAACGTTACCAG AGCTGCAGAACGACCTCTCTGTGGCTGAAGGAGACATCTTGCTGTCG GACGACAGGAATGCTGTGAACATGCTGTGGGCCCAGGGTGTCATCCCATACACCATCAGCATGGAGCTGG ctcaCAGACAGTCGGAGATCAAAGAGGCCTTCTCGATGATCACCAGCGCCACGTGCATCCGCTTCCAGGAACGAACCTATGAGGCCAACTATCTGGACATCAAGGATGGAGACGG TTGCGCCTCCTACGTCGGCTGCAGTGGAGGAGCCCAATCGGTCTACTTCGGATCCACGTGTTCGGTGGGGAACCTCTGCCATGAGCTGGTGCACGCCGTGGGCATGTATCATGAGCACACCCGGTACGACCGGGACCAGTTCATCTCTGTGATCTGGGATAACATCAAACCAG GCAAACAAGGAaactttgatgtgaaaatggGAGACACCCTAAACCTGCCGTATGACTTTGGATCCATCATGCACTACGGAAC GTCTTACTTTAGCAAAGACGGAAGTCCAACCATCCAGCCCAATGAAGGAGTGAACATTGGTCAGAGGAAACGTCTGAGCCAACTGGACATCCAGAAGATCAACACTCTCTACCGCTGTGGCTCCAAATACTGA
- the alv gene encoding alveolin isoform X2 has translation MWGLLGLCCAMMAAGAAGAPVPSTQEAFKSVPVASALQLANTSAETLPELQNDLSVAEGDILLSDDRNAVNMLWAQGVIPYTISMELAHRQSEIKEAFSMITSATCIRFQERTYEANYLDIKDGDGCASYVGCSGGAQSVYFGSTCSVGNLCHELVHAVGMYHEHTRYDRDQFISVIWDNIKPGKQGNFDVKMGDTLNLPYDFGSIMHYGTSYFSKDGSPTIQPNEGVNIGQRKRLSQLDIQKINTLYRCGSKY, from the exons ATGTGGGGGCTCCTGGGTCTATGCTGTGCTATGATGG CTGCAGGTGCAGCAGGTGCTCCAGTTCCCTCCACACAGGAGGCTTTCAAGTCTGTCCCAG TGGCCTCAGCGCTTCAGCTCGCCAATACCAGTGCAGAAACGTTACCAG AGCTGCAGAACGACCTCTCTGTGGCTGAAGGAGACATCTTGCTGTCG GACGACAGGAATGCTGTGAACATGCTGTGGGCCCAGGGTGTCATCCCATACACCATCAGCATGGAGCTGG ctcaCAGACAGTCGGAGATCAAAGAGGCCTTCTCGATGATCACCAGCGCCACGTGCATCCGCTTCCAGGAACGAACCTATGAGGCCAACTATCTGGACATCAAGGATGGAGACGG TTGCGCCTCCTACGTCGGCTGCAGTGGAGGAGCCCAATCGGTCTACTTCGGATCCACGTGTTCGGTGGGGAACCTCTGCCATGAGCTGGTGCACGCCGTGGGCATGTATCATGAGCACACCCGGTACGACCGGGACCAGTTCATCTCTGTGATCTGGGATAACATCAAACCAG GCAAACAAGGAaactttgatgtgaaaatggGAGACACCCTAAACCTGCCGTATGACTTTGGATCCATCATGCACTACGGAAC GTCTTACTTTAGCAAAGACGGAAGTCCAACCATCCAGCCCAATGAAGGAGTGAACATTGGTCAGAGGAAACGTCTGAGCCAACTGGACATCCAGAAGATCAACACTCTCTACCGCTGTGGCTCCAAATACTGA
- the alv gene encoding alveolin precursor, whose amino-acid sequence MWGLLGLCCAMMAAGAAGAPVPSTQEAFKSVPGVNSTATNQSAVASALQLANTSAETLPELQNDLSVAEGDILLSDDRNAVNMLWAQGVIPYTISMELAHRQSEIKEAFSMITSATCIRFQERTYEANYLDIKDGDGCASYVGCSGGAQSVYFGSTCSVGNLCHELVHAVGMYHEHTRYDRDQFISVIWDNIKPGKQGNFDVKMGDTLNLPYDFGSIMHYGTSYFSKDGSPTIQPNEGVNIGQRKRLSQLDIQKINTLYRCGSKY is encoded by the exons ATGTGGGGGCTCCTGGGTCTATGCTGTGCTATGATGG CTGCAGGTGCAGCAGGTGCTCCAGTTCCCTCCACACAGGAGGCTTTCAAGTCTGTCCCAG gtgtgaaTTCTACTGCAACCAACCAGAGTGCAG TGGCCTCAGCGCTTCAGCTCGCCAATACCAGTGCAGAAACGTTACCAG AGCTGCAGAACGACCTCTCTGTGGCTGAAGGAGACATCTTGCTGTCG GACGACAGGAATGCTGTGAACATGCTGTGGGCCCAGGGTGTCATCCCATACACCATCAGCATGGAGCTGG ctcaCAGACAGTCGGAGATCAAAGAGGCCTTCTCGATGATCACCAGCGCCACGTGCATCCGCTTCCAGGAACGAACCTATGAGGCCAACTATCTGGACATCAAGGATGGAGACGG TTGCGCCTCCTACGTCGGCTGCAGTGGAGGAGCCCAATCGGTCTACTTCGGATCCACGTGTTCGGTGGGGAACCTCTGCCATGAGCTGGTGCACGCCGTGGGCATGTATCATGAGCACACCCGGTACGACCGGGACCAGTTCATCTCTGTGATCTGGGATAACATCAAACCAG GCAAACAAGGAaactttgatgtgaaaatggGAGACACCCTAAACCTGCCGTATGACTTTGGATCCATCATGCACTACGGAAC GTCTTACTTTAGCAAAGACGGAAGTCCAACCATCCAGCCCAATGAAGGAGTGAACATTGGTCAGAGGAAACGTCTGAGCCAACTGGACATCCAGAAGATCAACACTCTCTACCGCTGTGGCTCCAAATACTGA
- the igf2r gene encoding cation-independent mannose-6-phosphate receptor: MSFGLTRSRQGSVTLVLWFAACLGFLPVRFAAEEDLWYQDLCSYKWEAMDQDEKVKYTLSLCPSSEPTSCGPNAAVCAQNLRGATAQSVGDRSQERPSGSVLDFNSTLKCPDGGSNIRTSISFQCGTTLGSPEFVAFSQCVHYFEWKTYTACKKDKFKPHKEVPCYIFDSDGKKHDLSPLIKLKDGYLVDDGDDGFDFYINVCRSIYSTDKPCPEGSAACLVTGEGSFSMGLPAGQLEHVNSDSLRLQYALGEGSTPPSRCGEHAPAVTITFICPSRRRVGSPPKMTSNQNCRYEVEWVTEYACHRDYLESNSCRLTGKQHDISIDLTPLTTTAGEQQYHAHSGTSGGPDSYIFYLNICGKVATDECGDDQFVSSCQVKTSSSVSKVAGRFQNQTLRYSDGDLTLIYPGGTSCSSGFQRMTIINFQCSKNATGSGKGNPVFAGETDCTYYFNWETAFACVREEEDLLCRVTDGRKHYDLSPLTRYPESDSSQNWEVKDAKSTKSSSHYFLNVCHKVIRAGGAAACPEDASICAVDKNNKSISLGSFLSPPSKTRSGDDIRLVYTDGSPCPDKRKIQSILTLRCKPGAVESPPVLVSVSSDECFYELEWFTAAACILSKTQGDSCRVGDPQAGFSFDLSPLSKPDGGFYNLTDGTYTYLINVCGPVKTNSCPDGAGACQVEKSSWSLGEANSRLSYYDGLIQLTYRNGSQYNNKEHTGRSTLISFLCDPEAGLGKPDFQVEDNYTYNFHWYTSLACPERSHQCLVTDPRTLDQYDLSSLSRSTRNWLAMDLSDPQSRKSYYINICRAIVPVVGCDREASVCEMTYVTQQGSPKEVVSVSNMGVSKKGPVIEGRDRLLLEFTDGSACTSEGLKLSYTTRIHLICSRGSLSMPPRFESTQNCTSTFIWETQAACAIRTTEDKNQTCSVVDPNTGFEYNLQLLASKTGYNASANGKDFLLNICSDAPGCGEGMAGCELDSGKPVSPVGVTKTLQYSTDGKLKLTYRGPLVESTGTRDTFTINFVCDPNPHPNPLELLREEMSTMGGRTTHDAVFSFYTALACTPAPVDCSISDALGNEYDLSRLIRDEEDSPWIPMDTDAGAGRRFYINVCKPLPALKDCPVGPLGACGLIHGRSVNLGYVQSMPQMAEDGAISIVYQNGDQCGAASRYSTRIIFQCDDSPGSPMFDRQDGCEFVFVWRTSEACPIRRSKGENCQVQDPRSGFQFDLSSLKGRDFPIRSQEYVYHLSVCGPLQKDVCSHGESVSSCQVNGDRQKIAGMANQNLVFVGDQILLNYTNGETCHKIYQRSTLISFSCHPDAGPGEPEFIKETPDCSYLFTWPTALACAKTISCSYNDDQGRSYDLSPLALDSGNWEAELPTQGTERRFFMNVCRSLVQQAGPWKCPSGAASCMKDGDKFLSLGRVESSPQLDGKVLKLQYTSGQPCPDGRRNRSSIIRFKCDKDRVDSRPTLISQIQDCVFTFLWLTAAACPLNTTQHGDCRVTNPTTGHLFDLSSLKKEGAYTIPFDPQPNKSVIHMNVCGGVDNTACPSGSAVCFLDAGNSVSGGQVSQKLSFRDGEVELTYDEGSRCAANPELKHKSVIHFICRPAQMSTAPPEPVLISSDPQTCTHFFSFYTHLVCEKQVTCSVHSGSTLIDLTPLIHVSGFYTAEDEAVGQSANSTDFYINICQPLNSIPGVACPPGAAVCMDPVDGPPVDIGRTTKGPEVNKDTSEVSITYSSSTPCTDDPAQNYTSTIIFSCQRGTDLGSPQMLRQQGCVFLFEWETPLVCPDATNSSGCQLTDAQLQFTFDLQSLSEDVTVTAGSGTYHLHMCGAVKDPACKQSAVCLVSGSGSNRSATSFGISKAMSMDFRHEEQALLMQYGGGDQCPAVSAKRQTSIFFKCDRSAGRGSPQLLAETKGCSTDFQWDTSAVCPPIKMECKLVSKHQTFDLRSLSSLTKPWRFKHQRYSYFINLCQGIHGGVKGCPEDASVCRRSAGGLNQTLGRVYTQKMSYEDKQISIRYTAGDEVCGNQVKASALIQLTCGSTVGQPSLVRVDEASCLFVFHWETRSACAVKQQEVKMVNGTIRVPETGASLSLGAVYFSYHQASGDIRPNGDRYIYHIQLSGITNSSLYSCEGANICQDKLNATYRRRIGNSTEAQYYVKGGNLDVIIPSNSKCGRIEAKKVSSTIMFQCSPSAGVGIPEFMLETDECQYLFVWHTDAVCGLIAVERETDDGGSGASLALSQRSQAVGGVLGLLLLGLTVCLLGLLLYKRERRELVMQKVSSCCRRGNQLSYKYSKVNTDEEGGEEEMEWLMEEVDAPDSSASAHHRSNHSNGHVRTKRVNTDALRPFSMDEQEDDSEDEVLSIPGVRVHKPSRSSAPQRSPFLQEESDEDLVGLLEDSDGKSKGRKPPPSGLTLGKNRHKADEEDSDEDLLRV, encoded by the exons ATGTCGTTTGGGCTCACACGTTCCCGCCAAGGCTCCGTGACGCTGGTTCTGTGGTTCGCGGCGTGTTTGGGCTTTCTGCCGGTTCGGTTCGCAGCTGAGGAGGACCTCTGGTACCAGGACCTCTGCAG TTACAAATGGGAGGCGATGGACCAGGATGAGAAGGTGAAATACACTCTGAGTCTCTGCCCGTCGTCAGAACCAACCAGCTGTGGGCCCAACGCTGCAGTGTGCGCTCAGAACCTTAGGGGCGCCACGGCCCAGTCAGTCG GTGACCGGTCCCAGGAGAGGCCCTCTGGCTCCGTCCTGGACTTCAACAGCACCCTGAAATGTCCCGACGGCGGCAGCAACATCCGGACCAGCATCAGCTTCCAGTGCGGGACGACCCTG GGGTCTCCGGAGTTCGTTGCCTTCTCTCAGTGTGTTCATTACTTTGAATGGAAGACCTACACCGCCTGCAAGAAAGACAAGTTCAAGCCCCACAAAGAG GTCCCGTGTTACATCTTTGACTCTGACGGGAAGAAGCATGACCTCAGTCCTCTGATCAAACTGAAAGACGGATACCTGGTGGACGACGGCGATGACGGCTTCGACTTCTACATCAATGTCTGCAGAAGCATCT ACAGCACGGATAAGCCGTGTCCAGAGGGCTCGGCGGCCTGCCTCGTCACCGGCGAGGGCTCCTTCAGCATGGGCCTTCCCGCCGGGCAGCTGGAGCACGTGAACAGCGACAG CCTCAGGCTGCAGTACGCTTTAGGAGAAGGCTCCACCCCTCCCTCCAGATGCGGGGAACACGCTCCTGCCGTCACCATCACCTTCATCTGTCCTTCAAGAAGACGTGTG GGCAGCCCCCCCAAGATGACGTCCAACCAGAACTGCCGTTACGAGGTGGAGTGGGTGACGGAGTACGCCTGTCACCGGGACTACCTGGAGAGCAACAGCTGCAGACTGACCGGCAAGCAGCACGACATCTCCATCGACCTGACGCCGCTCACCACCACCG CTGGAGAACAGCAGTACCACGCCCACTCTGGAACCAGCGGCGGCCCGGACAGCTACATCTTCTACCTGAACATCTGCGGGAAAGTAGCTACAGATGAATGTGGCGACGACCAGTTTGTGTCCTCCTGCCAGGTGAAGACGTCCTCCTCCGTGAGCAAAGTGGCTGGAAGATTCCAGAACCAGACCCTGCG gTACTCGGATGGAGATCTGACTCTGATCTATCCAGGAGGCACCAGCTGCTCCTCCGGCTTCCAGAGAATGACCATCATCAACTTCCAGTGCAGCAAGAACGCCA CCGGCTCTGGAAAGGGCAATCCCGTCTTTGCTGGGGAGACGGACTGCACGTATTACTTCAACTGGGAGACGGCCTTCGCCTGCgtcagggaggaggaggacctgCTGTGCCGCGTCACTGACGGCAGAAAACACTACGACCTCTCCCCCCTCACCAGATACCCAG AGTCAGATTCCAGCCAGAACTGGGAAGTGAAAGACGCAAAATCGACTAAATCCAGCTCCCACTACTTCCTGAACGTCTGCCATAAGGTGATCCGAGCAGGGGGGGCGGCGGCGTGTCCTGAAGACGCTTCCATCTGCGCTGTGG ACAAGAACAACAAGAGCATCAGCCTCGGCAGCTTCCTCTCACCCCCCTCCAAAACCCGCTCAGGAGATGACATCAGACTGGTGTACACCGACGGCAGTCCGTGTCCCGACAAGAGGAAGATCCAAAGTATTCTGACCCTCCGATGTAAACCCG GAGCCGTTGAGAGTCCTCCTGTCCTCGTCAGCGTCTCATCAGACGAGTGTTTCTACGAGTTGGAGTGGTTTACGGCTGCAGCCTGCATCCTGTCCAAGACTCAGGGGGATTCCTGCAGGGTGGGGGACCCCCAGGCCG GGTTCTCCTTTGATTTGTCTCCACTCTCCAAACCTGACGGCGGTTTCTACAACCTGACCGACGGCACATACACCTACCTCATCAATGTGTGCGGCCCGGTCAAGACAAACTCGTGTCCTGACGGGGCCGGAGCCTGCCAGGTGGAGAAAAG CTCCTGGAGCCTCGGAGAAGCAAACTCCCGTCTGTCCTACTACGATGGGCTGATACAGCTGACCTACAGGAACGGCTCTCAGTACAACAACAAGGAGCACACTGGCAGGTCCACCCTCATCTCCTTCCTCTGTGACCCTGAAGCTGGGCTGGGAAAGCCCGACTTTCAG GTGGAGGACAACTACACCTACAACTTCCACTGGTATACGTCACTGGCATGTCCTGAAAGGTCTCACCAGTGTCTGGTGACGGACCCCAGAACGCTGGATCAGTATGACCTGTCCAG CCTGTCCCGCTCCACCAGGAACTGGCTGGCCATGGACCTGTCTGACCCTCAGAGCCGGAAGAGTTACTACATCAACATCTGCCGCGCCATCGTCCCCGTGGTCGGCTGCGACCGCGAGGCGTCTGTCTGCGAGATGACATACGTGACCCAGCAG GGTTCTCCAAAGGAGGTGGTCTCTGTCAGCAACATGGGGGTCTCCAAGAAAGGCCCGGTAATCGAGGGGCGGGACCGGCTGCTGCTGGAGTTCACGGACGGGTCGGCGTGCACGTCCGAGGGCCTGAAGCTGTCCTACACCACGCGCATCCACCTGATCTGCTCCAGAGGATCGCTG TCCATGCCGCCTCGATTCGAGTCCACCCAGAACTGCACTTCCACCTTCATATGGGAGACCCAAGCAGCCTGCGCCATCCGGACCACCGAGGACAAAAACCAG ACCTGCTCTGTGGTCGACCCCAACACCGGCTTTGAGTACAACCTGCAGCTTCTGGCCTCCAAGACCGGCTACAACGCCAGCGCCAACGGCAAAGACTTCCTG TTGAACATCTGCTCAGATGCTCCCGGATGTGGGGAGGGGATGGCGGGCTGTGAGCTGGACAGCGGAAAGCCTGTCAGTCCGGTGGGGGTCACCAAGACCCTCCAGTACTCCACCGATGGCAAACTGAAGCTAACGTATCGGGGGCCGCTGGTTGAAAGTACAG GTACGCGGGACACCTTCACCATAAACTTTGTGTGCGACCCgaacccccaccccaaccctcTGGAGCTGTTACGAGAGGAGATGAGTACGATGGGTGGCCGCACCACCCACGACGCCGTCTTCAGCTTCTACACGGCGCTGGCCTGCACGCCGGCCCCCGTAGACTGCAGCATTTCAG ATGCTCTCGGGAACGAGTACGACCTGAGCCGCCTGATCCGGGACGAAGAGGACAGCCCGTGGATCCCCATGGATACGGACGCGGGGGCGGGACGCCGCTTTTACATCAACGTCTGCAAACCCCTCCCAGCCCTGAAGGACTGTCCAG TGGGTCCTCTGGGCGCCTGCGGTCTGATCCACGGGAGAAGTGTCAACCTGGGATACGTGCAGTCGATGCCGCAGATGGCGGAGGACGGCGCCATCAGCATCGTGTACCAGAACGGAGATCAGTGCGGCGCGGCGTCCCGCTACTCCACGCGCATCATCTTCCAGTGTGACGACAGTCCA GGCTCCCCCATGTTCGACCGTCAGGACGGCTGTGAATTCGTCTTTGTCTGGAGAACGTCTGAGGCCTGCCCCATCAGGAGGTCCAAAG GTGAAAACTGTCAGGTTCAGGACCCCAGAAGTGGTTTCCAGTTTGACCTGAGTTCCCTGAAGGGCAGAGACTTCCCCATCAGGAGCCAGGAGTACGTGTACCACCTGTCCGTGTGCGGGCCGCTGCAGAAGGACGTGTGCAGCCACGGAGAGTCTGTGTCCTCCTGCCAGGTAAACGGGGACAGGCAGAAGATTGCAG GGATGGCCAACCAGAACCTGGTGTTTGTGGGGGACCAGATTCTCCTGAACTACACCAACGGAGAGACCTGCCACAAGATTTACCAAAGGTCCACTCTGATCTCCTTCTCCTGCCACCCTGACGCGGGGCCC GGAGAACCGGAGTTCATCAAGGAGACTCCGGACTGCTCGTACCTGTTCACCTGGCCCACCGCGCTGGCCTGCGCCAAAACCATCAGCTGCTCCTACAA TGACGATCAGGGCCGCTCCTACGACCTTTCACCTTTGGCTCTGGACTCTGGGAACTGGGAGGCGGAGCTTCCCACTCAGGGCACGGAGAGGCGGTTCTTCATGAACGTCTGCAGGTCTCTGGTGCAGCAGGCAG GCCCGTGGAAGTGTCCCTCTGGTGCAGCGTCCTGCATGAAGGACGGAGATAAATTCCTGAGTTTGGGTCGGGTGGAGTCCAGTCCCCAACTGGACGGGAAGGTTCTGAAGCTGCAGTACACCAGCGGACAGCCCTGTCCAGACGGAAGACGCAACAGAAGCAGCATCATCCGCTTCAAGTGTGACAAAGACCGAGTG GACTCCCGGCCCACGCTGATCTCCCAGATCCAGGACTGCGTCTTCACCTTCCTGTGGCTGACGGCCGCCGCCTGTCCTCTGAACACCACCCAACACGGCGACTGCAGAGTGACCAACCCCACCACAG GTCACCTGTTTGACCTGAGCTCCTTGAAGAAGGAGGGCGCTTACACAATCCCCTTCGATCCGCAGCCCAACAAGAGTGTTATCCACATGAATGTCTGTGGTGGAGTGGACAACACGGCGTGTCCGTCTGGAAGCG CTGTGTGCTTTTTGGACGCCGGAAATTCTGTGAGCGGCGGTCAGGTGAGCCAGAAGCTTTCGTTCCGCGATGGCGAGGTGGAGCTGACCTACGACGAGGGGAGCCGGTGCGCCGCAAACCCGGAGCTCAAGCACAAAAGTGTCATCCACTTCATCTGCAG accGGCCCAGATGAGCACAGCCCCCCCAGAACCGGTCCTGATCAGCTCCGACCCTCAAACCTGCACGCATTTCTTCTCCTTCTACACACACCTGGTGTGTGAAAAGCAG GTCACGTGTTCGGTCCATAGCGGCTCCACCCTGATAGACCTGACTCCTCTGATTCACGTCTCTGGGTTCTACACGGCAGAAG ATGAAGCTGTGGGTCAAAGTGCAAACTCTACAGACTTCTACATCAACATCTGTCAGCCGCTCAATTCCATCCCTGGAGTGGCTTGTCCTCCCGGAGCCGCCGTCTGCATGGACCCCGTCGACGGCCCCCCAGTG GATATCGGCCGAACCACCAAAGGCCCAGAGGTCAACAAGGACACGTCTGAGGTGTCCATCACCTACAGCAGCTCCACGCCGTGCACAGATGACCCCGCCCAGAACTACACCTCCACCATCATCTTCAGCTGCCAGAGGGGCACTGATCTG GGTTCTCCACAGATGCTGCGGCAACAGGGCTGCGTCTTCTTGTTCGAGTGGGAAACGCCGCTAGTCTGCCCGGACGCCACCAACAGCAGCGGGTGTCAGCTGACCGACGCGCAGCTCCAGTTCACCTTTGACCTGCAGAGCCTCTCTGAGGACGTGACG GTGACGGCGGGCTCGGGAACGTACCACCTCCACATGTGCGGCGCCGTGAAAGACCCGGCGTGCAAACAGAGCGCGGTGTGTCTGGTGAGCGGCTCTGGTTCCAACAGGTCGGCCACTTCGTTTGGGATCAGCAAAGCCATGAGCATGGACTTCAGACACGAGGAGCAGGCGCTGCTGATGCAGTACGGCGGAGGAGATCAGTGCCCGGCAG TCTCTGCAAAGCGTCAGACCTCCATTTTCTTCAAGTGCGACCGGTCGGCGGGCCGTGGCTCCCCCCAGCTGCTGGCAGAGACGAAAGGCTGTTCAACGGATTTTCAGTGGGACACCAGCGCCGTCTGTCCCCCAATAAAGATGGAGTGCAAGCTAGTGAGCAAGCACCAGACGTTCGACCTCCGGAGCCTGTCGTCGCTCACGAAGCCGTGGCGGTTCAAACACCAAAGATACTC GTACTTCATCAACCTGTGCCAGGGGATCCACGGTGGCGTGAAGGGCTGTCCAGAGGACGCCAGTGTGTGCCGGCGCTCCGCCGGCGGCCTGAACCAGACCCTGGGCCGCGTCTACACTCAGAAGATGAGCTACGAGG acaaacagatctcCATCAGATACACCGCGGGAGACGAGGTCTGCGGGAACCAGGTGAAGGCCTCGGCGCTGATCCAGCTCACCTGTGGCTCCACGGTTGGACAGCCCTCCCTGGTCAG GGTGGACGAGGCGTCCTGTCTGTTCGTCTTCCACTGGGAAACCCGCTCGGCGTGCGCCGTGAAGCAGCAGGAGGTGAAGATGGTCAACGGGACCATCCGAGTTCCCGAGACTGGAGCCAGTCTGAGTCTGGGGGCCGTCTACTTCAG CTACCATCAGGCATCGGGGGACATCCGTCCCAACGGGGACCGGTACATCTACCACATTCAGCTGTCGGGGATCACCAACTCCTCCCTGTACAGCTGTGAGGGCGCCAACATCTGCCAGGACAAGCTGAACGCCACCTACAGGCGCAGGATCGGAAACTCCACCGAGGCACAGTACTACGTCAAAG GAGGAAACCTGGACGTCATCATTCCCTCCAATTCCAAATGTGGCCGCATAGAGGCCAAAAAGGTGTCCTCCACCATCATGTTCCAGTGCAGCCCGTCTGCGGGGGTGGGCATCCCCGAGTTCATGCTGGAGACGGACGAGTGCCAGTACCTGTTTGTGTGGCACACTGATGCAGTCTGTGGTTTAAT AGCGGTTGAACGGGAGACCGACGACGGCGGCAGCGGCGCGTCTCTGGCTCTGTCCCAGCGCAGCCAGGCGGTGGGGGGGGTGCTGGGCCTCCTGCTGCTGGGGCTGACGGTCTGTCTGCTGGGGCTGCTGCTCTACAAGAGGGAGCGGAG GGAGCTGGTGATGCAGAAGGtgtccagctgctgcaggagagGAAACCAGCTCTCCTACAAGTACTCCAAG GTCAACACGGATgaggaaggaggagaggaggagatggAGTGGCTGATGGAGGAGGTGGACGCCCCCGACTCCTCCGCATCCGCGCACCACAGGAGTAACCATAGCAACGGCCACGTCCGGACCAAGCGGGTGAACACCGACGCTCTTCGGCCGTTCTCCATGGACGAGCAGGAGGACGACAGCGAGGACGAGGTGCTGAGCATCCCCGGAGTCCGGGTCCACAAGCCGTCCCGGAGCTCCGCGCCTCAGCGCAGCCCCTTCCTGCAG GAGGAGAGCGACGAAGACTTGGTCGGCCTCCTGGAAGACTCGGATGGGAAGAGTAAGGGGCGCAAACCCCCCCCATCTGGCCTCACGTTGGGGAAAAACCGCCACAAAGCAGACGAGGAAGACAGCGATGAAGACCTCCTGAGGGTCTGA